A segment of the Asinibacterium sp. OR53 genome:
ATTATGCTACCACTTATGTGCAGGATGGAGATGTAGTGAGTGTGCTGGCCAAAGTGCGCGACGGTCGCCCTATCAAGATCGAGGGCAACGAACTGAGTCCCATCACCCAGGGCGGTACTTCTGCCCGTGCACAGGCTTCGGTGCTCGACCTCTATGATACCGCGCGCCTGCGCTTCCCCACCATCGATGGTAAAGAAGTAACTTTTGAAGCGATTGATAAAGCGGTGGCCGCTTCTTTGAACGGTCCCGTAGTAGTACTTACCAGCACCGTGGTTTCTCCTTCCACCAAAGAAGCGATCAACCAGCTGCTGGCCAAATATCCCGGCAGCCGCCACGTTACTTATGATGCGGTTTCTTATTCAGCCCTGTTGCTGGCCAATGAGGCATCTTACGGTGTAAGAGGCATTCCTTCTTACCGCTTCGACAAAGCAAAAGCGATCGTAAGCCTCGATGCCGATTTCCTCGGCACCTGGTTGAGCCCGGTTGAATTTGCCAAACAATATGCTACCGGCAAAAAGATCAACGAGAAAAATCCGGAGATGAGCAAGCACATTCATTTTGAAAGCCTGGCCAGTCTCACCGGTTCCAACGCAGATGAAAAATATTTGCACCGCCCCTCTGAAACAGGTGCGGTAGCAGTAGCCCTGCTCAACGCCGTTAACGGCCAGGGTGCAACAGGCATCAGCGATGCCAAACTGAAAGCAGCTATTGAAAAAGCAGCCAAAGAACTGAACGCCAACAAAGGTGCAGCGCTGGTAGTCAGCGGCAGCAACGATGTGAACGTGCAAACAGTGGTGAACGCCATCAACAATGCGATCAACGCGAATGGTACCACCATCGACTGGTCGGTACTGAACAATACCCGCCAGGGCATCGACGCCGATTTTGTGAAACTGGTGGAAGACATGAATGCAGGTGCGGTAAACACCCTGCTGGTCTACGGCGCCAACCCCGCGTATAGCTGGTTTGATGCAGATAAGTTCAAAGCCGGACTGAAAAAAGTAAAAACGACTATTTCTTTCGCCGGTAAAGTAGATGAGACCGCAGAGCTCTGCAAATTCGTAGCGCCCGATCATCACTATTTGGAAAGCTGGGGCGATGCAGAAGCCAAGACCGGTCATTTCTCACTCATCCAGCCTACTATCTATCCTTTGTTCAAAACACGCCAGTGGCAAGACAGCCTGCTCAAATGGAGCGGCGCTTCTACCGATTACCTGGCTTACCTCAAAAATTACTGGAGCACCAAACTGGGTGGCACTACCGGATGGGATAAAGCACTGCAAGACGGTGTGATCAACCCCACTGGAGAAACAGCTGCTAAAGCTGCCAGCTATAACGGCGCTTCACTGGCCAATGCCGTATCGGCTATCGGTGCTGCTAAAAAAGGTGGAAAGGTAGAGTTGGTATTGTATGAAAAAATAGCCATCGGAGCCGGACAGGGCGCTTCCAACCCCTGGTTACAGGAAATGCCCGACCCCATTACCCGTGCTACCTGGGATAACTACGTGATTGTTTCACCTGCTATGGCCAGGACATTGCTCGACATCGACCTCAACAACGGCGGTCAGGCAGACAGCTACGAAGTGAACCCACCCAAGAAAGTGGTAAAAGTTACTGTTGGCAATAAGAGCATTGAATTACCCACCCTGATCATCCCCGGCACCCACCCCGATACCATCGGTATCGCAGTAGGTTATGGCCGCAGTGAGAAGATCGGTCTGTCTGCTGCCAATGTAGGTAAGAATGCATTCACCCTCGCTTCGCTCAGCAATGGCGTGGTGAACTTCGATAACAACGATGTTACGATCACTGTAACAGGCGAAAAATACCCGGTTGCGCTTACGCAAACACACAGCCGCTACGATACCACACAAGGTAACCGTACCGAAGTGATGAAAGAGCTGACGCTGGCTGAGTACAAAGCACATCCTGCAGAAATACGTGAAGACCGCGATAAAGAATTGCAACCGTTTGGCGGACTGGCCGAATATGAAAAGCAGGGTACCATCTATCCTGTATATGAAAGGCCGGGCATCAAATGGGGCATGAGCGTAGACCTCAACAGTTGTACCGGTTGCGGCGCCTGCGTGGTGGCTTGTACTGCCGAGAACAACGTAGCAGTAGTAGGTAAACCCGAAGTACTGCGCGGACATGAAATGCAGTGGCTGCGTATCGACCGCTACTACAGCGGCGACATGGACAACCCGAATGTGGTGTTCCAGCCGCTGATGTGTCAGCATTGCGATAACGCACCTTGTGAGAACGTTTGTCCGGTAGCCGCTACCAACCACAGCAGCGAAGGTTTGAACCAGATGGCTTATAACCGTTGCGTAGGTACCCGTTATTGCGCCAATAACTGTCCGTTTAAAGTACGCCGTTTCAACTGGGCCGATTATACCGGTGCCGACAGTTTCCCCGATAACCAAAAGGGTATTGTGAACGATGTGGTATTGAACATGAGCGACGACCTCACCCGCATGGTACTGAACCCCGATGTTACAGTACGTTCACGCGGTGTGATCGAAAAATGTTCCTTCTGCGTACAGCGTTTGCAGGAAGCCAAGCTGAAAGCCAAGCGCGAAAGCAGGCCGATGGTAGACAGCGATATCAAAGTGGCTTGTCAGCAGGCTTGTCCTACCAACGCCATCAACTTTGGTAACGCCAACGATAAGCACAGCGCTATTACCAAAGTGCGTATCGACAATCCGAACCGCCAGTTCTATTCGTTGGAGCAGTTGCACGTATTGCCGAACGTAACATACCTGGCCAAAGTGCGGAACAAAGAAGAAGAGAAAGAAGAGAAGAAAGAACACGCTTAATCAAAAAACTTTGCTCCAGGCTTAAGCCTGGAGATAAAAAATAAGATCAGATGCATTTAAAGTATGAATCACAGCTCAGGGAACCGTTAGTGAATGGTGATAAGAACTATCACCAGGTAACGGAAGACATTGTTCGCCCTATTGAAGCCAAACCGCCGAGGTTGTGGTATGTGGGGTTCTTCACTGCTGTTGCCTTACTGATGTTTGGGGTGTACAGTGTTTACCGGGATGTAACCTACGGTATCGGGCAGTGGAACCTGAATAAAACGATCGGTTGGGGCTGGGACATCACCAACTTCGTATGGTGGGTGGGTATCGGTCACGCCGGTACGCTGATCTCTGCGATCCTGTTGCTGTTCCGCCAGGGATGGAGAACAGGGGTGAACCGTGCGGCGGAAGCGATGACCATCTTTGCGGTAATGTGTGCCGGACAGTTCCCTATCTTCCACATGGGTCGTGTGTGGATGGCTTTCTTCGTATTACCTTATCCTAATACACGCGGACCGCTGTGGGTGAACTTCAACTCACCACTGTTGTGGGACGTGTTTGCGATCTCTACATACTTCACTGTATCGTTGTTGTTCTGGTATTCCGGTCTGATCCCCGACTTCGGTACCATCCGCGACCGCGCTTTTACCAAACTGCGCAAACGCTTATACGGTATCGCTTCATTCGGATGGAGCGGTTCTACCAAACACTGGCAGCGTCATGAAAGCTTATCACTGGTACTCGCCGGTTTGAGTACGCCGCTGGTACTTTCAGTACACACCATCGTATCGTTCGACTTCGCCACTTCAGTGATCCCCGGATGGCATACCACCATCTTCCCGCCCTACTTCGTTGCAGGTGCGATCTTCTCTGGTTTTGCGATGACACAAACTTTGTTGCTGGTGGTGCGTAAAGTGTTTGGCCTGCAGGATTACATTACCATGGGGCACATTGAAGCGATGAACAAAGTAATTGTGTTGACGGGTTCCATTGTGGGTGTGGCATACTTAACAGAATTGTTCATGGGCTGGTACAGCCAGAATAAATACGAAGGATATACCTTCTGGTACAGCCGTGCTTACCTGTTCAGTCCTTATGGCTGGAGCTACTGGGGCATGATGGCTTGTAACGTATTGAGTCCGCAGATATTCTGGTTCCGCAAAATGAGAAGGAACCTGTTCGTGACCTTCTTCATGAGTATCATCGTGAACATCGGTATGTGGTTCGAACGTTTCGTGATCATTGTAACCTCACTGTACCGCGACTACCTGCCTTCCAGCTGGTCTGTATACTACAGTCCGACTATTTGGGAGGTTGGCTTCTACGCCGGAACCTTCGGATTGTTCTTCACCTGCTTCTTCTTATTCGCTAAATATTTCCCTGTGATAGCCATTGCCGAGATCAAGTACGTGTTGAAGACAACGGGAGAAAATTATAAGGCGAAGATGACGCCTATAGAAGAACAGAGCCTGGAACATTTTGCGCACGAACAAGCGCATCACTAAGCATAAGAATGTAAACTGAAATACATGGCAAAAAAGAAATTCGTAGTAGGCTGTTTTGATGATGAAGCCGTTCTGTTTCCTGCAGTGAAAAAAGTACGCACCGCAGGTTACAAGATACACGATGTGTACACGCCCTTTGCTGTACATGGCCTGGACCATGCGTTGGGCATCAGGGAAACCAGTCTGCATACCGCCGGTTTTATTTATGGTATCACTGGTACCACCACGGCATTGAGCGGTATCTCCTGGATCCTGGCCAAGGACTGGCCTCTGAACTTCGGCGGTAAACCACACTTTGCTTTGCCGGCCTGGATTCCCATTACGTTCGAGTTGACGGTATTGTTCTCGGCTGTGGGCATGGTGATGACATTCTGCTATCTCTGTCAGATAGCGCCTTTTGTGAAGAAGCACCATTTCCACCCACGCGCTACAGACGATCTGTTTGTGATGGTGATCGAGTGTACCG
Coding sequences within it:
- a CDS encoding TAT-variant-translocated molybdopterin oxidoreductase, which encodes MEQKKHWQSFGELNQSEAYNKDVKDEFREELPFVGDESKSFLDAKAPRRDFLKYLGFSTAAAAVAASCEMPVKKAIPFANKPEDIVPGVSNYYATTYVQDGDVVSVLAKVRDGRPIKIEGNELSPITQGGTSARAQASVLDLYDTARLRFPTIDGKEVTFEAIDKAVAASLNGPVVVLTSTVVSPSTKEAINQLLAKYPGSRHVTYDAVSYSALLLANEASYGVRGIPSYRFDKAKAIVSLDADFLGTWLSPVEFAKQYATGKKINEKNPEMSKHIHFESLASLTGSNADEKYLHRPSETGAVAVALLNAVNGQGATGISDAKLKAAIEKAAKELNANKGAALVVSGSNDVNVQTVVNAINNAINANGTTIDWSVLNNTRQGIDADFVKLVEDMNAGAVNTLLVYGANPAYSWFDADKFKAGLKKVKTTISFAGKVDETAELCKFVAPDHHYLESWGDAEAKTGHFSLIQPTIYPLFKTRQWQDSLLKWSGASTDYLAYLKNYWSTKLGGTTGWDKALQDGVINPTGETAAKAASYNGASLANAVSAIGAAKKGGKVELVLYEKIAIGAGQGASNPWLQEMPDPITRATWDNYVIVSPAMARTLLDIDLNNGGQADSYEVNPPKKVVKVTVGNKSIELPTLIIPGTHPDTIGIAVGYGRSEKIGLSAANVGKNAFTLASLSNGVVNFDNNDVTITVTGEKYPVALTQTHSRYDTTQGNRTEVMKELTLAEYKAHPAEIREDRDKELQPFGGLAEYEKQGTIYPVYERPGIKWGMSVDLNSCTGCGACVVACTAENNVAVVGKPEVLRGHEMQWLRIDRYYSGDMDNPNVVFQPLMCQHCDNAPCENVCPVAATNHSSEGLNQMAYNRCVGTRYCANNCPFKVRRFNWADYTGADSFPDNQKGIVNDVVLNMSDDLTRMVLNPDVTVRSRGVIEKCSFCVQRLQEAKLKAKRESRPMVDSDIKVACQQACPTNAINFGNANDKHSAITKVRIDNPNRQFYSLEQLHVLPNVTYLAKVRNKEEEKEEKKEHA
- a CDS encoding DUF3341 domain-containing protein, with the protein product MAKKKFVVGCFDDEAVLFPAVKKVRTAGYKIHDVYTPFAVHGLDHALGIRETSLHTAGFIYGITGTTTALSGISWILAKDWPLNFGGKPHFALPAWIPITFELTVLFSAVGMVMTFCYLCQIAPFVKKHHFHPRATDDLFVMVIECTEKTNVDDLRSFLHSNGAVETDVQVAETGWWLGRYDKDEMPFETKQAVVA
- the nrfD gene encoding NrfD/PsrC family molybdoenzyme membrane anchor subunit translates to MHLKYESQLREPLVNGDKNYHQVTEDIVRPIEAKPPRLWYVGFFTAVALLMFGVYSVYRDVTYGIGQWNLNKTIGWGWDITNFVWWVGIGHAGTLISAILLLFRQGWRTGVNRAAEAMTIFAVMCAGQFPIFHMGRVWMAFFVLPYPNTRGPLWVNFNSPLLWDVFAISTYFTVSLLFWYSGLIPDFGTIRDRAFTKLRKRLYGIASFGWSGSTKHWQRHESLSLVLAGLSTPLVLSVHTIVSFDFATSVIPGWHTTIFPPYFVAGAIFSGFAMTQTLLLVVRKVFGLQDYITMGHIEAMNKVIVLTGSIVGVAYLTELFMGWYSQNKYEGYTFWYSRAYLFSPYGWSYWGMMACNVLSPQIFWFRKMRRNLFVTFFMSIIVNIGMWFERFVIIVTSLYRDYLPSSWSVYYSPTIWEVGFYAGTFGLFFTCFFLFAKYFPVIAIAEIKYVLKTTGENYKAKMTPIEEQSLEHFAHEQAHH